The stretch of DNA GTACGGTTCAATTGTGTAAGTAACACCCCGATCCTGTCATTCTGTTACAATGCAAGACAAACGACACACTTCATTTGTGATTTCTCATACCTAACATTCTGTTACTATGATGGTAGTGCCGGTATAACTGTGGGGCGTCACTGTTTTCCTAGCATATTTACCAAATTGCTGGATTTCAACCCAGAAAATTATAAGACTAAAAATAAAGAGAGAAAAGATGCATTTCATTGGACAATGATCATGCTGTCCGAGACCCTGCGAATTAGGCCTGTGCAACAAATGGTGGAAAGGACATTGGACACTGGTACTGTTGAGCAAATAGGGAAGTCATTAGATAAGAAAATCCACAACTGGGCTAGGAATAGCCGCGATGCCTTTGCTGATGTTTCAAGCAACGACATAAACTGGGAGCTCATAGGATGTGACGGGGACCTTCTTACGCTCAAGTTCAGTGAGGAAGAAGCACTGCCAGTCATTATTGTGCAGCAGAACAAAGTGGAAGATGCAGCGGCTGTGGCGCTCACTGACATCAGCAGTCTCATCAAGATTCACTTCACTGCAAATTGCCAGCAGCTCCCCAAATTCCACAGTTACCTTATCTTTCTACTCGCCAGTGAAAAGGTAATCCTTGACCCCAACCCCTCATCGTTTGATTCGTTTCAGCCAGGCCCCTGTCATGCATTTAGTTATACTTATTGTTGCCTTGAAATTACTACCGTATAGCATAGGTGCCAGGACTAAATCTGCTAAACTGGAGTAATATTGCACAAATAAAATGTTCATGATAATCTTCTGCCCACTCTTCCTTGCTGGGGATTACACAGGCTGTGCTATTGCTGAATTTAATTCTAGACCTGAATGCAAACGTGTCAGGATCATATCAGCAGCTGGGTAGATATCCATTTAGTTAAGGCATCAAGATGGGTTAGATATTCAGAATTGCCTGTTTTGTTTACGGCTTTTCGTATAGAGTCCAATCTTATGAATTTATCCCACCTCCTGTAGATTTAGTCATGCAAGAGGTATGTAGATTTTGAGCCCATTCGGTCCTGAACAGCTTATATGGCTATGATTGTTGATCTGGGTAGTATATATATGATCTCACTGACATCTTCGTATATCTCGTGTTTATATTTACTAGGGAATATCTGTTAAAGTAAAGCAAGCTGTTGGTCTACTGCTAAAATCACTCCTGCTAATAACAGAAGCTACAGGCaaggtaatgcacatcactcctGCTCATTTACTTTGAGCATGGATTCTAATTCTGTAAAACTCACACTAGGGTTACCTATATAGTTTGACTGGAGTCCCACTAGCTGGTAACTTGGTATGTATTCAATAAATTATACACTATGAATCACATATGCTAACTTGTCGAACACAAATCTTTGGATGTAAGATATGTGAGGATTTCCCTGAAGATTTTCGTGATGATGCTGATTTGTCTGAGCTACCAATACAGCAAAGGCTGCTGCAGGTCTGCTACATTTCTAGTTCTGTGAATCAATACAGCAAATCTATACTTCAATATAACAAGCCTCTGTGGTAGCATATACACATGCTTAATTATGCGCTCCTGAGTTTTAACACATTTACCTGGTCCGTTCTAACAGTAAGTTCAATTTTCTTGTGCAGCTTTTCAAGTATCCATATGTGATCCTTAGAAAACTAGCAGATGTTAAAAACCCGGATGTGCTGTCTCACATGTGCAAAGCCTTTGCCGGTTTGAAGGTGAGATGTGTAATCTTGGTCAGATCATTTTGCTTTCCGCACGCCGGCTTATTAATAACTGAGATTGCCTTTGAGTGAGCGAACTTTCTTTTTCGTCCATGCAGGACATCCGAAGTGAAGGCCTGCCAAGTAAGGTGTGCCATGTGTTGAATGATCTGAAGCAGGTATTTATTGAATCTTTCTGTTTTGTTTTTATGCTGTTATTGTTCCATCTGTATGATTGTGTATGCAAGGACCTAACTGGCTGACACAAGTTATTTTTCCGTGCAAGCTTGGGGGGATGATTTCTGGAGCCGATGCATTTCCACCCTAGACTAGACCCATCTGAAGTGCACAGATTAGCGAGTCTAATGGTGTAGACCAACTTGTAATGTTGTAATGATAGTACAACAACGGATTCCTCGTTGCAACGGCATGACTGTAATTCTCTAGTAAATAGATAGGGGAAGAGCATTTATTGAGCAAGCGGAGCTGGAGAACAGGAACATTATATCCGTGGCCTCTTTCAGGGGTCAAATTTTGGGCACGCTTAACATGCACCGTAGGTGCATTCCAAAGGGAAAACCAAAACTGTGTGCTTTCATGTTACCGATAGGAACACCAATCATT from Triticum urartu cultivar G1812 unplaced genomic scaffold, Tu2.1 TuUngrouped_contig_9461, whole genome shotgun sequence encodes:
- the LOC125532239 gene encoding uncharacterized protein LOC125532239, translated to MDMDSPRSRSPLSKKKPPPPPPQNSLSALRPRRSSVRRGDGALGDEAGADIGDARARQAVDPEEEEVLAANADVVDVAKLEEAATEATRRARQHRQITIEDIPRFCIELGVTNASFHRMMMKRRRRMLDICSLKLWGHPVTPPIVDGRDTFHIVEILSGKDSVEILFRESDLYFVGFRPRPAGHNDDPRFYLFNDVVTPKWPEWLPYHTLSYDSGYGSIVAGITVGRHCFPSIFTKLLDFNPENYKTKNKERKDAFHWTMIMLSETLRIRPVQQMVERTLDTGTVEQIGKSLDKKIHNWARNSRDAFADVSSNDINWELIGCDGDLLTLKFSEEEALPVIIVQQNKVEDAAAVALTDISSLIKIHFTANCQQLPKFHSYLIFLLASEKGISVKVKQAVGLLLKSLLLITEATGKICEDFPEDFRDDADLSELPIQQRLLQLFKYPYVILRKLADVKNPDVLSHMCKAFAGLKDIRSEGLPSKVCHVLNDLKQLGGMISGADAFPP